A single genomic interval of Salmo trutta chromosome 13, fSalTru1.1, whole genome shotgun sequence harbors:
- the LOC115206338 gene encoding uncharacterized protein LOC115206338 isoform X3 — protein sequence MEENCNSNKLQRPKLKGFVPKPPCGPRQCCKAKAGRELRGTAEATKVRGQRTAGVCSALPPLSANTSYNVLPPIKRIASVTVTTLKTTEPPGHHLTPEGGERGYSSSSQGNPVSLEKNDVTSLMAMSRPLSGEDIIPVAEYLTLHPQQRLIKKVLRKRDHQEAVGAICQVLITRVQDILQKTCYNPKNARDIIQKGLDSGARAKVPEVTNEEGCVGSPTLVVDQPSCQLERIFSHSLLAGPSTSAKVALGAPAYKVEEGFVPKPPCGPRPSCKAKAGRELRGTAEAAKVRGQRTAGVCSALPPLSANTSYNVLPPIKRIASVTVTTLKTTEPPGHHLTPEGGERGYSSSSQGNPVSLEKNDVTSLMAMSRPLSGEDIIPVAEYLTLHPQQRLIKKVLRKRNMTIDDLQERSVKAIDWVVIVVNEVVLPAIALYQTSIDDVCIGQDERPLSSVSLGESDTSSNTSPTQGSADKDIVCFTPRFRRGSPGLPPPSSQGSGKKQVRGVLRIIAKKFHLLLKLNLEPRCRLMGRHLPTLPSDMEDELQNRASMTVAVILHNVQLFMESDEAGPSSPGALSLQGLYTSVTDYLVSRMSMMSSMMFWSACKKAKEKLHVLTSGGDCRISGASSFNISELAVNVCQEIKDAASKDLSFSGAVNSFPEERMATRKMGGLIFERVEVPDALPSFTPSQGWTEQGWMVEHIGSAISEDTLDNITSTPLFQNMDYSPATTPSEGRASTLHTLQDTITQTVMDHALFTSGLVSQREFLSKEKELELVRVVIGIFIDQSGALHWDKTCIAAESLVDKVIVACNIVMVILRNYYTAHDTIIKEDEGMQELLDPNIDGYPLLVQCLSHTLVGDVACELEVMRAQPQVSPISSTIIEAELGRAKGRDSHEAFSEESPPIIRCSSPAKKMDDTQPPISPILGRSELDSNSSGRRSQNLDRDAGVTADNIFDVIVRLVYADSISADDCGLYNPAATSLGQILSSSRLCNRIFRGKIYLFSKEMICRVYQLLLDTKMGRVPACRKSRSEPVLKEMAANPRLSKKFFTDLTYFIIERAMKDLVENLLGLPHTPPEEALWLNDNLATSSSDESLHSDNTLSCGVWGSLVRESSLDMHSSSSLNQDHWEAVGAICQVLSTRVEDNPKKVRDIIQKGLDSGAKAKVPEVTNEECCVGSPTPVVDQPSHQLERIFSHSVLSGPSSSAKAALGAPAQKVEEVRIASPYSREARQDLLEKAPSILQEESLAKEDIQPRLAHGVTFINSETLRDIVQGIMGHLTFMESLPAGSVKAPFQLQSMLFDNIRHVLKYMAGIVVVFSQQESIQFRGDDAVAAIVEASADRLSLETEANSAQMHKSCEIAIQCMAETIACSICDHAELWKWEARSSGSGSDSTVSEELLDNREALEAPAETAEDDTGSEKTSVRSEIFEDDACSEKTSVRSEVFKDYGGLETDHHMADQSLETNQCLLRAVQSAFSQKVNEEAVETGPETTGKGKNEKKKSSKNKGEIEGKKPCNSRVAPLGSDVCSGAVAADEKRKKPSLLQRIFNTFARIFCFSRKKNSGLFPSNGVRAVPAQLFKASPQLLLPVPLLTVLQ from the exons GACCACCAGGAGGCAGTAGGAGCCATCTGCCAGGTCCTGATTACGAGGGTGCAAGACATCCTCCAGAAGACCTGCTATAACCCTAAAAATGCCAGGGACATCATCCAGAAAG GATTGGATTCTGGGGCGAGAGCCAAGGTTCCTGAGGTCACCAATGAGGAGGGCTGTGTAGGGAGTCCCACTCTGGTGGTAGACCAACCATCATGTCAGTTGGAGAGGATCTTCAGCCACTCCCTACTAGCTGGGCCCTCCACCTCAGCCAAGGTGGCATTGGGAGCCCCTGCCTATAAGGTGGAGGAG GGCTTTGTGCCAAAGCCTCCATGTGGCCCCAGACCGAGCTGCAAGGCAAAGGCAGGGAGGGAGTTGAGGGGGACAGCTGAGGCAGCCAAGGTTAGAGGGCAGAGGACTGCTGGAGTCTGCTCAGCGCTACCCCCTCTGTCAGCCAACACTAGTTACA ACGTTCTTCCACCTATCAAACGCATCGCTTCAGTAACAGTCACAACGCTAAAGACTACCG AGCCACCAGGCCACCACCTGACACCTGAGGGTGGGGAAAGGGGCTATTCCTCTTCGTCCCAGGGTAACCCAGTGAGCCTAGAGAAGAATGATGTCACCTCTCTCATGGCTATGTCACGTCCATTGTCCGGAGAGGACATAATCCCAGTAGCTGAATACCTGACGTTACACCC TCAGCAGAGGTTGATTAAGAAAGTGCTTAGAAAAagg AACATGACCATAGACGACCTACAGGAACGGTCAGTGAAGGCTATTGACTGGGTGGTCATTGTAGTCAATGAGGTGGTTCTCCCGGCCATAGCCTTGTACCAGACGTCCATAGATGACGTCTGCATTGGGCAAGATGAACGACCTCTCTCATCAGTGTCCCTTGGGGAATCTGATACCTCTAGTAACACCAGCCCTACCCAGGGAAGTGCAGATAAGGATATTGTATGTTTCACTCCTAGGTTCAGGAGGGGAAGCCCAGGGttgcctcccccctcctcccaagGGTCAGGTAAAAAACAGGTCAGAGGGGTTCTTAGGATAATCGCTAAAAAGTTCCACCTGCTGCTGAAGCTTAACTTGGAGCCTAGGTGTAGGCTTATGGGCCGGCATCTCCCAACACTCCCCTCAGACATGGAGGATGAGCTCCAGAATAGGGCATCTATGACTGTGGCTGTGATTCTGCACAATGTCCAGCTCTTCATGGAGAGTGATGAAGCTGGACCATCCTCCCCTGGGGCTTTGTCCCTTCAAGGCCTTTACACCTCTGTCACTGATTACTTGGTATCCAGAATGTCCATGATGTCCTCCATGATGTTCTGGAGCGCATGTAAGAAAGCCAAGGAGAAGCTCCATGTTCTAACTTCAGGGGGTGACTGCAGAATTTCTGGAGCATCAAGTTTCAACATATCAGAGTTGGCAGTCAACGTTTGTCAGGAGATAAAGGATGCAGCAAGCAAGGATCTTTCCTTCTCTGGTGCTGTAAATAGCTTCCCAGAGGAGAGAATGGCAACCAGGAAGATGGGAGGTCTCATATTTGAGAGAGTTGAAGTCCCTGATGCTCTTCCAAGCTTCACGCCATCTCAAGGATGGACAGAGCAGGGATGGATGGTTGAGCACATTGGCTCAGCCATAAGTGAGGACACCTTGGACAACATCACAAGCACTCCGTTGTTCCAGAACATGGACTACAGCCCGGCTACCACGCCCTCAGAGGGAAGGGCCTCAACCCTGCACACTCTACAGGACACCATAACTCAGACAGTCATGGACCATGCCCTCTTCACATCTGGATTGGTGAGCCAAAGGGAGTTCCTCTCCAAAGAGAAGGAACTGGAGCTGGTCAGGGTGGTCATTGGAATTTTCATTGACCAGAGTGGTGCCCTTCACTGGGATAAGACCTGCATCGCTGCTGAGTCGTTGGTTGACAAAGTGATAGTGGCCTGTAACATTGTCATGGTTATCCTAAGAAATTACTATACAGCCCACGACACAATTATTAAAGAGGATGAGGGCATGCAGGAGCTCCTGGACCCCAACATCGATGGCTACCCCCTGCTGGTACAGTGCCTGAGCCACACCTTAGTGGGAGATGTGGCCTGCGAGCTGGAGGTCATGAGGGCTCAGCCTCAGGTCAGCCCAATCTCGTCCACTATTATTGAAGCAGAGCTGGGGAGGGCTAAGGGAAGGGACTCCCATGAAGCCTTCAGTGAGGAGTCCCCCCCTATCATCAGGTGCAGCAGCCCTGCTAAGAAAATGGACGATACACAGCCTCCCATCAGTCCCATTTTAGGCAGGTCTGAGCTTGACAGTAACAGCAGTGGCAGAAGAAGCCAGAACTTAGACAGAGATGCAGGCGTTACAGCCGATAACATCTTTGATGTCATTGTCAGGCTGGTCTATGCTGACAGTATCAGTGCAGATGATTGCGGGTTGTACAATCCTGCAGCTACGTCCCTGGGACAGATCCTGTCCTCAAGTAGGCTTTGTAACAGGATCTTCCGGGGTAAGATCTATTTATTTTCTAAAGAGATGATCTGCCGGGTGTACCAGTTGCTCCTGGACACCAAGATGGGCCGGGTGCCAGCATGCCGAAAAAGCAGGTCGGAGCCTGTTCTCAAAGAAATGGCGGCCAACCCCAGGCTCTCCAAAAAGTTCTTCACGGACCTGACCTATTTTATCATAGAGCGGGCAATGAAGGATCTGGTGGAAAACTTATTGGGCCTGCCACACACCCCACCAGAAGAAGCACTATGGTTGAATGACAACTTGGCAACCTCATCCAGTGATGAGTCACTGCATAGCGACAACACCTTGTCGTGTGGGGTGTGGGGCTCTCTGGTGAGGGAGAGCTCTCTGGACATGCACTCCTCCAGCTCTTTAAACCAGGACCACTGGGAGGCAGTAGGGGCCATCTGCCAGGTCCTGAGCACCAGGGTGGAAGACAACCCTAAAAAAGTCAGGGACATCATCCAGAAAG GATTGGATTCTGGGGCTAAGGCCAAGGTCCCTGAAGTCACCAATGAGGAGTGCTGTGTAGGGAGTCCCACTCCAGTGGTGGACCAACCCTCACATCAGCTGGAGAGGATCTTCAGCCACTCCGTACTGTCTGGGCCCTCCAGCTCAGCCAAGGCAGCATTGGGAGCCCCTGCCCAAAAGGTGGAGGAAGTGAGAATTGCTTCTCCATATAGCCGGGAGGCCAGGCAGGACTTGCTGGAGAAAGCTCCCTCCATCCTGCAGGAAGAGAGCCTGGCTAAGGAGGACATTCAGCCACGCTTGGCCCACGGGGTGACTTTTATCAACTCAGAGACCCTCAGAGACATTGTGCAGGGGATCATGGGTCACCTGACATTCATGGAATCACTCCCAGCTGGGAGTGTGAAGGCTCCTTTCCAGCTCCAGTCGATGCTCTTCGACAACATACGGCATGTTCTGAAGTATATGGCCGGCATTGTCGTTGTATTCAGCCAACAGGAGAGCATTCAGTTTAGGGGTGATGATGCAGTGGCCGCCATTGTGGAGGCTTCTGCTGATAGACTATCACTAGAAACAGAGGCAAACAGTGCCCAAATGCACAAAAGTTGTGAGATTGCCATTCAATGCATGGCTGAGACCATCGCATGCAGCATTTGTGATCACGCTGAGCTCTGGAAGTGGGAGGCCAGGAGCTCTGGAAGTGGGAGTGACAGCACTGTCTCTGAGGAGCTCCTAGACAACAGGGAAGCCCTGGAGGCTCCAGCAGAGACGGCTGAAGACGACACTGGCTCAGAGAAGACCAGTGTCAGATCAGAGATTTTTGAAGACGATGCTTGCTCAGAGAAAACCAGTGTCAGATCAGAGGTCTTTAAAGACTATGGTGGTTTGGAGACAGACCACCACATGGCcgaccagtcactggagaccaaCCAGTGTCTACTCAGGGCTGTACAGAGTGCCTTCTCACAG AAGGTGAATGAAGAGGCGGTGGAGACAGGACCCGAGACAACAGGAAAGGGGAAAAACGAAAAGAAG AAATCCTCTAAGAACAAAGGAGAAATAGAGGGAAAGAAACCATGTAACAGCAGAGTGGCTCCCCTTGGTTCTGATG TCTGTTCAGGTGCAGTGGCTGCAGATGAGAAAAGGAAGAAACCATCTCTCCTCCAGCGCATCTTCAATACCTTTGCTAGGATCTTTTGCTTCTCCCGCAAGAAAAATAGTGGATTATTTCCCTCTAATGGAGTGAGAGCTGTGCCTGCACAACTTTTTAAGGCATCACCTCAACTCCTGTTACCAGTCCCTCTGCTTACAGTCCtacaataa
- the LOC115206338 gene encoding uncharacterized protein LOC115206338 isoform X1, translated as MEENCNSNKLQRPKLKGFVPKPPCGPRQCCKAKAGRELRGTAEATKVRGQRTAGVCSALPPLSANTSYNVLPPIKRIASVTVTTLKTTEPPGHHLTPEGGERGYSSSSQGNPVSLEKNDVTSLMAMSRPLSGEDIIPVAEYLTLHPQQRLIKKVLRKRDHQEAVGAICQVLITRVQDILQKTCYNPKNARDIIQKGLDSGARAKVPEVTNEEGCVGSPTLVVDQPSCQLERIFSHSLLAGPSTSAKVALGAPAYKVEEALQCTPSPDPGLSELKLSAGVPDVGFVPKPPCGPRPSCKAKAGRELRGTAEAAKVRGQRTAGVCSALPPLSANTSYNVLPPIKRIASVTVTTLKTTEPPGHHLTPEGGERGYSSSSQGNPVSLEKNDVTSLMAMSRPLSGEDIIPVAEYLTLHPQQRLIKKVLRKRNMTIDDLQERSVKAIDWVVIVVNEVVLPAIALYQTSIDDVCIGQDERPLSSVSLGESDTSSNTSPTQGSADKDIVCFTPRFRRGSPGLPPPSSQGSGKKQVRGVLRIIAKKFHLLLKLNLEPRCRLMGRHLPTLPSDMEDELQNRASMTVAVILHNVQLFMESDEAGPSSPGALSLQGLYTSVTDYLVSRMSMMSSMMFWSACKKAKEKLHVLTSGGDCRISGASSFNISELAVNVCQEIKDAASKDLSFSGAVNSFPEERMATRKMGGLIFERVEVPDALPSFTPSQGWTEQGWMVEHIGSAISEDTLDNITSTPLFQNMDYSPATTPSEGRASTLHTLQDTITQTVMDHALFTSGLVSQREFLSKEKELELVRVVIGIFIDQSGALHWDKTCIAAESLVDKVIVACNIVMVILRNYYTAHDTIIKEDEGMQELLDPNIDGYPLLVQCLSHTLVGDVACELEVMRAQPQVSPISSTIIEAELGRAKGRDSHEAFSEESPPIIRCSSPAKKMDDTQPPISPILGRSELDSNSSGRRSQNLDRDAGVTADNIFDVIVRLVYADSISADDCGLYNPAATSLGQILSSSRLCNRIFRGKIYLFSKEMICRVYQLLLDTKMGRVPACRKSRSEPVLKEMAANPRLSKKFFTDLTYFIIERAMKDLVENLLGLPHTPPEEALWLNDNLATSSSDESLHSDNTLSCGVWGSLVRESSLDMHSSSSLNQDHWEAVGAICQVLSTRVEDNPKKVRDIIQKGLDSGAKAKVPEVTNEECCVGSPTPVVDQPSHQLERIFSHSVLSGPSSSAKAALGAPAQKVEEVRIASPYSREARQDLLEKAPSILQEESLAKEDIQPRLAHGVTFINSETLRDIVQGIMGHLTFMESLPAGSVKAPFQLQSMLFDNIRHVLKYMAGIVVVFSQQESIQFRGDDAVAAIVEASADRLSLETEANSAQMHKSCEIAIQCMAETIACSICDHAELWKWEARSSGSGSDSTVSEELLDNREALEAPAETAEDDTGSEKTSVRSEIFEDDACSEKTSVRSEVFKDYGGLETDHHMADQSLETNQCLLRAVQSAFSQKVNEEAVETGPETTGKGKNEKKKSSKNKGEIEGKKPCNSRVAPLGSDVCSGAVAADEKRKKPSLLQRIFNTFARIFCFSRKKNSGLFPSNGVRAVPAQLFKASPQLLLPVPLLTVLQ; from the exons GACCACCAGGAGGCAGTAGGAGCCATCTGCCAGGTCCTGATTACGAGGGTGCAAGACATCCTCCAGAAGACCTGCTATAACCCTAAAAATGCCAGGGACATCATCCAGAAAG GATTGGATTCTGGGGCGAGAGCCAAGGTTCCTGAGGTCACCAATGAGGAGGGCTGTGTAGGGAGTCCCACTCTGGTGGTAGACCAACCATCATGTCAGTTGGAGAGGATCTTCAGCCACTCCCTACTAGCTGGGCCCTCCACCTCAGCCAAGGTGGCATTGGGAGCCCCTGCCTATAAGGTGGAGGAG GCGCTCCAGTGTACTCCCTCCCCAGACCCTGGACTCAGTGAACTGAAACTTTCAGCTGGGGTTCCAGATGTG GGCTTTGTGCCAAAGCCTCCATGTGGCCCCAGACCGAGCTGCAAGGCAAAGGCAGGGAGGGAGTTGAGGGGGACAGCTGAGGCAGCCAAGGTTAGAGGGCAGAGGACTGCTGGAGTCTGCTCAGCGCTACCCCCTCTGTCAGCCAACACTAGTTACA ACGTTCTTCCACCTATCAAACGCATCGCTTCAGTAACAGTCACAACGCTAAAGACTACCG AGCCACCAGGCCACCACCTGACACCTGAGGGTGGGGAAAGGGGCTATTCCTCTTCGTCCCAGGGTAACCCAGTGAGCCTAGAGAAGAATGATGTCACCTCTCTCATGGCTATGTCACGTCCATTGTCCGGAGAGGACATAATCCCAGTAGCTGAATACCTGACGTTACACCC TCAGCAGAGGTTGATTAAGAAAGTGCTTAGAAAAagg AACATGACCATAGACGACCTACAGGAACGGTCAGTGAAGGCTATTGACTGGGTGGTCATTGTAGTCAATGAGGTGGTTCTCCCGGCCATAGCCTTGTACCAGACGTCCATAGATGACGTCTGCATTGGGCAAGATGAACGACCTCTCTCATCAGTGTCCCTTGGGGAATCTGATACCTCTAGTAACACCAGCCCTACCCAGGGAAGTGCAGATAAGGATATTGTATGTTTCACTCCTAGGTTCAGGAGGGGAAGCCCAGGGttgcctcccccctcctcccaagGGTCAGGTAAAAAACAGGTCAGAGGGGTTCTTAGGATAATCGCTAAAAAGTTCCACCTGCTGCTGAAGCTTAACTTGGAGCCTAGGTGTAGGCTTATGGGCCGGCATCTCCCAACACTCCCCTCAGACATGGAGGATGAGCTCCAGAATAGGGCATCTATGACTGTGGCTGTGATTCTGCACAATGTCCAGCTCTTCATGGAGAGTGATGAAGCTGGACCATCCTCCCCTGGGGCTTTGTCCCTTCAAGGCCTTTACACCTCTGTCACTGATTACTTGGTATCCAGAATGTCCATGATGTCCTCCATGATGTTCTGGAGCGCATGTAAGAAAGCCAAGGAGAAGCTCCATGTTCTAACTTCAGGGGGTGACTGCAGAATTTCTGGAGCATCAAGTTTCAACATATCAGAGTTGGCAGTCAACGTTTGTCAGGAGATAAAGGATGCAGCAAGCAAGGATCTTTCCTTCTCTGGTGCTGTAAATAGCTTCCCAGAGGAGAGAATGGCAACCAGGAAGATGGGAGGTCTCATATTTGAGAGAGTTGAAGTCCCTGATGCTCTTCCAAGCTTCACGCCATCTCAAGGATGGACAGAGCAGGGATGGATGGTTGAGCACATTGGCTCAGCCATAAGTGAGGACACCTTGGACAACATCACAAGCACTCCGTTGTTCCAGAACATGGACTACAGCCCGGCTACCACGCCCTCAGAGGGAAGGGCCTCAACCCTGCACACTCTACAGGACACCATAACTCAGACAGTCATGGACCATGCCCTCTTCACATCTGGATTGGTGAGCCAAAGGGAGTTCCTCTCCAAAGAGAAGGAACTGGAGCTGGTCAGGGTGGTCATTGGAATTTTCATTGACCAGAGTGGTGCCCTTCACTGGGATAAGACCTGCATCGCTGCTGAGTCGTTGGTTGACAAAGTGATAGTGGCCTGTAACATTGTCATGGTTATCCTAAGAAATTACTATACAGCCCACGACACAATTATTAAAGAGGATGAGGGCATGCAGGAGCTCCTGGACCCCAACATCGATGGCTACCCCCTGCTGGTACAGTGCCTGAGCCACACCTTAGTGGGAGATGTGGCCTGCGAGCTGGAGGTCATGAGGGCTCAGCCTCAGGTCAGCCCAATCTCGTCCACTATTATTGAAGCAGAGCTGGGGAGGGCTAAGGGAAGGGACTCCCATGAAGCCTTCAGTGAGGAGTCCCCCCCTATCATCAGGTGCAGCAGCCCTGCTAAGAAAATGGACGATACACAGCCTCCCATCAGTCCCATTTTAGGCAGGTCTGAGCTTGACAGTAACAGCAGTGGCAGAAGAAGCCAGAACTTAGACAGAGATGCAGGCGTTACAGCCGATAACATCTTTGATGTCATTGTCAGGCTGGTCTATGCTGACAGTATCAGTGCAGATGATTGCGGGTTGTACAATCCTGCAGCTACGTCCCTGGGACAGATCCTGTCCTCAAGTAGGCTTTGTAACAGGATCTTCCGGGGTAAGATCTATTTATTTTCTAAAGAGATGATCTGCCGGGTGTACCAGTTGCTCCTGGACACCAAGATGGGCCGGGTGCCAGCATGCCGAAAAAGCAGGTCGGAGCCTGTTCTCAAAGAAATGGCGGCCAACCCCAGGCTCTCCAAAAAGTTCTTCACGGACCTGACCTATTTTATCATAGAGCGGGCAATGAAGGATCTGGTGGAAAACTTATTGGGCCTGCCACACACCCCACCAGAAGAAGCACTATGGTTGAATGACAACTTGGCAACCTCATCCAGTGATGAGTCACTGCATAGCGACAACACCTTGTCGTGTGGGGTGTGGGGCTCTCTGGTGAGGGAGAGCTCTCTGGACATGCACTCCTCCAGCTCTTTAAACCAGGACCACTGGGAGGCAGTAGGGGCCATCTGCCAGGTCCTGAGCACCAGGGTGGAAGACAACCCTAAAAAAGTCAGGGACATCATCCAGAAAG GATTGGATTCTGGGGCTAAGGCCAAGGTCCCTGAAGTCACCAATGAGGAGTGCTGTGTAGGGAGTCCCACTCCAGTGGTGGACCAACCCTCACATCAGCTGGAGAGGATCTTCAGCCACTCCGTACTGTCTGGGCCCTCCAGCTCAGCCAAGGCAGCATTGGGAGCCCCTGCCCAAAAGGTGGAGGAAGTGAGAATTGCTTCTCCATATAGCCGGGAGGCCAGGCAGGACTTGCTGGAGAAAGCTCCCTCCATCCTGCAGGAAGAGAGCCTGGCTAAGGAGGACATTCAGCCACGCTTGGCCCACGGGGTGACTTTTATCAACTCAGAGACCCTCAGAGACATTGTGCAGGGGATCATGGGTCACCTGACATTCATGGAATCACTCCCAGCTGGGAGTGTGAAGGCTCCTTTCCAGCTCCAGTCGATGCTCTTCGACAACATACGGCATGTTCTGAAGTATATGGCCGGCATTGTCGTTGTATTCAGCCAACAGGAGAGCATTCAGTTTAGGGGTGATGATGCAGTGGCCGCCATTGTGGAGGCTTCTGCTGATAGACTATCACTAGAAACAGAGGCAAACAGTGCCCAAATGCACAAAAGTTGTGAGATTGCCATTCAATGCATGGCTGAGACCATCGCATGCAGCATTTGTGATCACGCTGAGCTCTGGAAGTGGGAGGCCAGGAGCTCTGGAAGTGGGAGTGACAGCACTGTCTCTGAGGAGCTCCTAGACAACAGGGAAGCCCTGGAGGCTCCAGCAGAGACGGCTGAAGACGACACTGGCTCAGAGAAGACCAGTGTCAGATCAGAGATTTTTGAAGACGATGCTTGCTCAGAGAAAACCAGTGTCAGATCAGAGGTCTTTAAAGACTATGGTGGTTTGGAGACAGACCACCACATGGCcgaccagtcactggagaccaaCCAGTGTCTACTCAGGGCTGTACAGAGTGCCTTCTCACAG AAGGTGAATGAAGAGGCGGTGGAGACAGGACCCGAGACAACAGGAAAGGGGAAAAACGAAAAGAAG AAATCCTCTAAGAACAAAGGAGAAATAGAGGGAAAGAAACCATGTAACAGCAGAGTGGCTCCCCTTGGTTCTGATG TCTGTTCAGGTGCAGTGGCTGCAGATGAGAAAAGGAAGAAACCATCTCTCCTCCAGCGCATCTTCAATACCTTTGCTAGGATCTTTTGCTTCTCCCGCAAGAAAAATAGTGGATTATTTCCCTCTAATGGAGTGAGAGCTGTGCCTGCACAACTTTTTAAGGCATCACCTCAACTCCTGTTACCAGTCCCTCTGCTTACAGTCCtacaataa